In Cytobacillus oceanisediminis, the following proteins share a genomic window:
- the glgB gene encoding 1,4-alpha-glucan branching enzyme produces the protein MVVDTLFPTDYQLHLFHEGTYYESHQLFGAHVVSNGGEVLTRFCVWAPNAEIIRLVGDFNDWNGEGYTLHRVNNEGVWFIQLDGNMEGALYKYEIETKKGDVLLKADPYSFFSEVRPNTASKVYSLDGYQWNDSKWIQKKEMKSIYTEPAVIYEVHLGSWKQKESGSLYTYRELADELIPYVVEHGFTHIELLPLIEHPLDASWGYQGTGYYSVTSRYGSPHDFMYFVDQCHQHGVGVILDWVPGHFCKDAHGLYQFDGSYLYEYETEGDRENRVWGTANFDHGKKEVQSFLISNAVFWMEKYHIDGFRVDAVANIIYWPNRDGKTENPFGTCFLQNLNKVVSQYDSSFLMMAEDSTDWPQVTAPVHYGGLGFHYKWNMGWMNDVLTYMETAPERRSGAHGKMTFSLLYAFTENFILPFSHDEVVHGKKSLLDKMPGDYWQKFAQFRLLLGYMIAHPGKKLLFMGSELGQFSEWKDKEQLDWHLLDYEMHKKANDYVKDLIKVYKRSKALFELDHLQDGFEWIDCHNADQSIFSFIRKGSKVDDFLVIVCNFTPAFYPDYRIGVPKAGSYREILNSDSDSFGGSNCINKRILKTEEKEFHGKPFSLEMSIPPFGISILRPVKHRKERKGNGKEKVRRNVISRREREQA, from the coding sequence ATGGTAGTGGATACTTTGTTTCCAACCGATTATCAGCTGCATTTGTTCCATGAAGGGACATATTACGAGAGTCACCAGTTATTTGGTGCACATGTAGTTTCCAATGGCGGAGAAGTGCTTACCCGTTTTTGTGTGTGGGCACCGAATGCTGAAATTATCAGATTAGTCGGTGATTTTAATGATTGGAATGGAGAAGGCTATACCTTACATAGAGTGAATAATGAAGGTGTCTGGTTTATTCAGCTGGATGGAAACATGGAAGGTGCCTTGTATAAGTATGAAATTGAAACAAAGAAAGGAGATGTGTTATTAAAGGCTGATCCTTATAGCTTTTTTTCAGAAGTAAGGCCCAATACAGCATCTAAAGTATATTCGCTGGATGGGTATCAGTGGAATGACAGCAAATGGATCCAAAAAAAAGAAATGAAGTCTATTTATACGGAGCCTGCAGTCATTTATGAAGTCCATTTGGGCTCGTGGAAGCAAAAAGAATCTGGAAGTCTGTATACATACAGGGAGCTTGCAGATGAGCTAATTCCTTATGTGGTCGAACATGGGTTTACGCATATAGAATTGCTTCCTCTAATTGAGCATCCGCTCGACGCTTCCTGGGGCTATCAGGGAACAGGTTATTACTCTGTTACAAGCCGTTATGGCAGCCCGCATGATTTTATGTATTTTGTTGATCAGTGCCACCAGCACGGTGTTGGGGTCATTCTGGACTGGGTGCCGGGGCATTTCTGCAAGGATGCCCATGGCCTTTACCAGTTTGATGGTTCGTATTTGTATGAGTATGAAACAGAAGGCGACAGAGAGAACAGAGTATGGGGCACTGCCAATTTTGACCACGGCAAAAAAGAAGTTCAAAGCTTTCTTATTTCCAACGCTGTTTTTTGGATGGAAAAATATCATATTGATGGCTTCCGGGTTGATGCAGTCGCTAATATTATCTATTGGCCTAACCGGGATGGGAAGACAGAAAATCCATTCGGCACCTGTTTTCTGCAGAACTTAAATAAAGTTGTTTCTCAATATGACTCTTCCTTTCTCATGATGGCAGAGGATTCAACAGACTGGCCGCAAGTGACTGCACCAGTCCATTATGGAGGGCTGGGTTTTCATTACAAGTGGAATATGGGCTGGATGAATGACGTTCTTACATATATGGAAACAGCTCCTGAGAGGCGATCTGGTGCTCATGGAAAGATGACATTTTCGCTTTTGTATGCTTTTACAGAAAACTTCATACTGCCTTTTTCACATGATGAAGTTGTCCATGGGAAAAAATCGCTGCTTGATAAAATGCCGGGAGATTACTGGCAAAAATTTGCCCAATTCAGGCTCCTGCTTGGCTACATGATTGCCCACCCCGGCAAGAAGCTTCTTTTCATGGGGAGCGAACTTGGGCAGTTTTCCGAATGGAAAGACAAAGAACAGCTTGATTGGCATCTGCTTGATTACGAGATGCATAAAAAAGCAAATGATTATGTGAAAGATTTAATAAAGGTTTATAAACGTTCAAAGGCTCTTTTTGAGCTTGATCACCTTCAGGATGGTTTTGAATGGATTGATTGTCATAATGCAGACCAATCCATCTTTTCTTTTATCAGGAAAGGCTCTAAAGTGGATGATTTTCTTGTGATTGTCTGCAATTTCACACCTGCTTTCTACCCTGATTACCGTATTGGAGTTCCAAAGGCGGGGTCTTATCGGGAAATACTCAACAGTGACAGTGATAGCTTTGGAGGATCAAATTGCATCAACAAGAGGATCCTTAAGACTGAGGAAAAAGAGTTTCATGGCAAGCCGTTCAGTTTGGAAATGTCTATTCCGCCATTTGGCATTTCAATTTTACGCCCTGTAAAACATCGGAAGGAGAGGAAGGGAAATGGGAAAGAAAAAGTGCGTCGCAATGTTATTAGCAGGAGGGAAAGGGAGCAGGCTTAG
- a CDS encoding DMT family transporter: MSDKKINPYVALAIGVISVSTSAILVKVSSAPSGVIAFYRLLFSVLFMLPVFLLKYVPELRLITLRDWIYSIVAGVFLAFHFILWFESLNYTSVASSTVLVTLQPLFAFAGTYFFFKEKFTWKAILSGLFAIVGSVIISWGDFQISGTALFGDILAIIACALVTAYLMFGQTVRKRISLVTYTFVVYSISTVTLLFYVLIVNEPLISYGTSDWVYFILLALVPTLLGHTLFNWSLKWLSTSTISMAILFEPVGAAILAYYLLDESILWTQVLGGTIVIGGITLFLLDERRIRMKELKKKTTVSG; this comes from the coding sequence ATGTCAGATAAAAAAATAAATCCCTATGTTGCCCTGGCAATTGGCGTCATTTCTGTCTCTACTTCAGCCATATTGGTGAAGGTATCCAGCGCCCCATCGGGAGTCATTGCTTTTTACAGATTATTATTTTCTGTTCTTTTCATGTTGCCTGTATTTCTTTTAAAGTATGTTCCGGAACTTCGTCTTATTACACTGCGGGATTGGATCTATTCAATCGTTGCCGGTGTTTTTCTTGCTTTTCATTTTATTCTTTGGTTTGAGTCATTGAACTACACCTCTGTAGCCAGTTCTACAGTCCTTGTAACACTACAGCCCTTATTTGCATTTGCAGGCACATATTTCTTTTTTAAAGAAAAGTTTACCTGGAAAGCAATATTAAGCGGGCTTTTCGCAATTGTGGGCAGTGTTATTATCAGCTGGGGAGATTTTCAAATCAGCGGGACCGCTTTATTCGGGGATATACTTGCAATCATTGCCTGTGCCCTGGTAACGGCTTACTTAATGTTTGGTCAAACCGTCAGAAAAAGGATATCGCTCGTTACTTACACTTTTGTTGTCTACAGTATAAGCACTGTTACATTGTTATTCTACGTGTTAATCGTTAATGAACCTTTAATCTCATATGGAACCAGTGACTGGGTATATTTTATATTGCTGGCTCTAGTTCCAACCCTGCTAGGACACACATTATTTAATTGGTCACTAAAATGGCTAAGCACCTCAACTATTTCTATGGCCATCTTATTTGAGCCAGTTGGTGCTGCAATTCTAGCTTATTATTTGCTTGATGAGTCGATTTTATGGACACAAGTACTCGGTGGAACAATCGTAATTGGAGGAATAACTCTCTTCTTATTAGATGAGAGAAGGATCCGGATGAAAGAATTGAAGAAAAAAACAACGGTTTCCGGATAA
- a CDS encoding MgtC/SapB family protein, translating to MSSLEIEILMKLGISAVLGLVIGLERELKRKPVGLKTSLVISIVSCLLTIVSIESAYMFPGNDDINITMDPLRLAAQIVSGIGFLGAGVILRRGNDSISGLTTAALIWGAAGIGIAVGAGFYIEAMAGVALLIISVEVIPLIMGIIGPKRLREKEINLQLKVRDKENIADIIPAVKDLDISIKHIRIKDLEDEHLHLVQLIVAVDYKRRTTDVYYSVSSIPGVQCMEIDSMQ from the coding sequence ATGAGCAGTTTAGAGATAGAAATATTAATGAAGCTGGGTATTTCAGCAGTCCTGGGTCTTGTTATAGGCCTGGAGAGAGAATTAAAAAGAAAGCCGGTCGGCCTAAAGACCAGTTTAGTTATTTCCATAGTAAGCTGCCTGCTGACTATTGTGTCTATAGAATCGGCCTATATGTTTCCCGGTAATGATGACATCAACATAACGATGGATCCGCTCCGTTTAGCTGCCCAAATTGTTTCAGGAATCGGCTTTTTGGGTGCAGGCGTTATTTTAAGGCGGGGAAATGACAGTATTTCGGGTCTTACAACAGCAGCTTTAATTTGGGGGGCAGCAGGAATCGGAATTGCTGTAGGAGCAGGCTTTTATATTGAAGCAATGGCAGGAGTCGCGCTGCTTATTATTTCAGTAGAGGTAATTCCTCTTATCATGGGCATAATTGGCCCTAAACGCTTAAGAGAAAAAGAAATCAATCTGCAGCTGAAAGTAAGGGATAAAGAAAATATCGCTGACATCATCCCAGCGGTAAAAGACCTTGATATATCTATAAAACATATTCGCATTAAAGATTTAGAAGATGAACATCTGCATCTTGTACAGCTGATAGTTGCCGTCGACTATAAAAGAAGAACTACGGATGTTTATTACAGCGTTTCAAGTATCCCTGGAGTGCAGTGTATGGAAATCGATAGTATGCAGTAA
- the cydS gene encoding cytochrome bd oxidase small subunit CydS, producing the protein MAEFVMFYAPFIVIIASIAAAFWLAGKDERVEE; encoded by the coding sequence ATGGCGGAATTTGTGATGTTTTATGCACCGTTTATTGTGATCATTGCCTCCATTGCCGCGGCTTTTTGGCTGGCGGGGAAGGATGAAAGAGTGGAGGAATAA
- a CDS encoding cytochrome d ubiquinol oxidase subunit II, with protein sequence MTLEIIGISVLWLFLFGYVIVASIDFGAGFFNAYSLFRGKQHILTRIIQRYLSPVWEVTNVFLVFFFVGIVGFFPKTAYYYGTVLLVPASIAVVLLAIRGSYYAFTTYGGLRQKKWTYLYGLSGLFIPASLSIVLTISEGGFVSETSSGLELDYWALFTSPLTWSIVVLSIAAVLYISAVFLTWYANKANDEPATELLRKYALIWAVPAIVTATGIIVELRNHNPEHFSRLMDLWWLFGISFILFAGTVYLIWKRKLYGLAFGLLAGQFLVAFFAYGISHYPYLLYPYLTIYDGFTNEAMAIALIIAFIAGLGLLLPSLYLLLRLFLFNKDYVQGKRDDHA encoded by the coding sequence GTGACGCTTGAGATTATCGGAATTTCCGTCTTATGGCTGTTTCTATTTGGATACGTCATCGTTGCCTCTATTGACTTTGGAGCAGGATTTTTCAACGCATACAGTCTTTTCCGTGGAAAACAGCATATTTTAACCCGTATTATTCAGCGTTATTTATCACCGGTTTGGGAAGTTACGAATGTGTTCCTGGTGTTCTTCTTCGTAGGGATTGTCGGATTTTTTCCAAAAACAGCCTATTATTATGGAACGGTCCTGCTGGTGCCGGCAAGCATTGCGGTCGTCCTGCTTGCCATCCGTGGATCTTATTACGCTTTTACCACCTACGGCGGGCTAAGACAAAAAAAATGGACCTACCTGTATGGACTTTCAGGTCTTTTCATTCCTGCATCCCTGTCCATTGTCCTGACCATATCAGAAGGCGGATTCGTTAGTGAGACATCATCAGGGCTGGAGCTTGACTATTGGGCATTGTTCACCAGTCCGCTGACATGGAGCATCGTTGTACTGAGTATAGCAGCAGTTTTATATATATCAGCAGTATTCCTGACGTGGTATGCCAATAAAGCAAACGATGAACCGGCCACAGAGCTGCTTAGAAAATACGCTCTTATATGGGCGGTGCCTGCTATTGTAACAGCGACAGGCATTATTGTCGAACTGCGGAATCACAATCCTGAGCATTTCAGCAGATTAATGGACCTATGGTGGCTGTTCGGCATCTCGTTCATCCTGTTTGCCGGGACTGTTTATCTAATATGGAAGCGTAAATTGTATGGACTCGCATTTGGGCTCTTGGCAGGCCAATTCCTAGTGGCGTTCTTTGCCTACGGAATCTCGCATTATCCGTACCTGCTTTATCCATACCTGACCATTTATGACGGTTTTACAAACGAAGCTATGGCCATTGCCCTTATCATTGCCTTCATAGCAGGACTGGGATTGCTCCTGCCGTCCCTCTACCTGCTGCTTAGACTGTTCCTGTTCAATAAAGACTATGTTCAGGGGAAGAGAGATGACCATGCATAG
- a CDS encoding cytochrome ubiquinol oxidase subunit I: MGNEESVFFSRVLTELTLSFHIIYATIGVGIPLMIMIAQWVGIKKQDEHYILLARRWTRGFVITVAVGVVTGTAIGLQLSLLWPNFMELAGNVIALPLFMETFAFFFEAIFLGIYLYTWDRFENQKKHMLLLIPVAIGASFSAIFITMVNAFMNAPQGFDIVNGQLVNINPILAMFTPAMPTKVAHVLSTAYMTSAFVLASIGAFRLLKGSNHIYHKKALLLTMKIGLIFSIATAVIGDFSGKYLAEYQPEKLAAAEWHFETEEGAPLMLYGVLDDGEVKYAIKIPYALSILAHSNPNAEVIGLDQFAEDEIPPLYIHYLFDLMVTIGMWMTALSLIYVLGTWFKMRFVTSKWFRWLIVLGGPLSIIAIEAGWWFAEVGRQPWILRGIMRTEEAATSSGQVDLMLLLFAGLYLVLAIGSIIVLTRMFRKNPVEQELADRELEKEGDQR, from the coding sequence ATGGGAAATGAAGAATCTGTCTTTTTCAGCCGTGTCTTAACTGAGCTGACATTATCCTTCCACATCATTTACGCCACCATTGGTGTCGGCATCCCGCTCATGATTATGATTGCACAATGGGTGGGGATAAAAAAACAGGATGAACATTATATTCTGCTCGCCCGAAGATGGACGCGCGGTTTTGTTATTACGGTGGCTGTCGGTGTTGTTACGGGGACAGCCATCGGCCTGCAGCTATCATTGCTGTGGCCTAACTTTATGGAACTAGCAGGCAATGTCATTGCGCTGCCTTTGTTTATGGAGACTTTTGCCTTTTTCTTTGAAGCGATTTTCCTTGGGATTTATCTGTATACATGGGATCGGTTTGAGAATCAGAAGAAGCATATGCTTTTATTAATACCAGTTGCAATTGGGGCTTCATTTTCTGCTATTTTCATTACAATGGTAAATGCATTTATGAATGCACCGCAGGGCTTTGACATTGTGAATGGCCAGCTGGTAAATATTAACCCGATACTGGCAATGTTCACACCCGCCATGCCAACGAAGGTTGCACATGTGCTTTCAACAGCCTATATGACATCAGCGTTTGTCCTGGCATCAATAGGAGCTTTTCGCCTTCTAAAAGGATCGAATCATATCTACCATAAGAAGGCATTGTTGCTCACAATGAAAATCGGATTGATTTTCTCGATCGCTACAGCGGTAATTGGTGACTTCTCCGGAAAATACCTTGCGGAATACCAGCCTGAAAAATTGGCTGCTGCCGAGTGGCATTTTGAAACAGAAGAAGGGGCACCGTTAATGCTCTATGGGGTTCTTGATGACGGCGAAGTGAAATATGCAATTAAGATTCCATATGCACTCAGCATCCTTGCGCACAGCAATCCGAATGCCGAAGTGATCGGACTTGACCAATTTGCGGAGGATGAAATTCCGCCGCTATATATCCATTACCTGTTTGACCTTATGGTGACCATCGGTATGTGGATGACGGCACTTTCACTCATCTATGTCTTAGGCACCTGGTTTAAAATGCGCTTTGTTACGTCGAAATGGTTCCGGTGGCTCATCGTTCTGGGCGGTCCTTTATCCATAATTGCGATTGAAGCGGGCTGGTGGTTTGCGGAAGTGGGCCGGCAGCCGTGGATTCTGAGGGGCATCATGCGTACTGAAGAGGCTGCCACTTCAAGCGGCCAGGTCGACCTTATGCTTCTGCTGTTTGCAGGATTATATCTGGTGCTGGCAATTGGAAGCATCATTGTCCTCACCAGAATGTTCCGCAAAAATCCGGTCGAACAGGAATTGGCCGACCGTGAGCTGGAGAAAGAGGGTGATCAGCGGTGA
- a CDS encoding SDR family oxidoreductase: protein MKVLVVGANGQIGKQLVKLIKEADKHTARAMIRKEEQARRFEDMGVETAVASLEGTVDELAEAANGCDAIVFTAGSGGNTGYDKTLLIDLDGAVKTIEAAERAGVDRFVMVSAIQANNRDKWSDTIKPYYAAKHYADRILENSSLNYTIVRPGGLTNEEGTGKIKAAENLERGFIPREDVAKTLYAVLDNENTYKRAFDLVSGEEDAETALKNI, encoded by the coding sequence ATGAAAGTTCTTGTCGTGGGAGCAAACGGACAAATCGGAAAGCAGCTGGTAAAGCTTATTAAAGAAGCTGATAAACATACAGCAAGAGCAATGATCAGAAAAGAAGAGCAGGCCCGGCGGTTTGAGGATATGGGTGTTGAGACGGCAGTCGCAAGCCTTGAAGGAACAGTTGATGAATTGGCTGAAGCAGCCAATGGCTGCGATGCAATTGTGTTTACTGCAGGTTCAGGCGGAAATACCGGCTATGACAAAACTCTGCTGATCGACCTAGATGGTGCGGTAAAAACAATAGAAGCGGCTGAGAGGGCTGGTGTGGACCGGTTTGTAATGGTCAGCGCCATACAGGCGAATAATCGCGATAAGTGGAGTGATACGATCAAGCCTTATTACGCTGCAAAGCATTATGCCGACAGGATTCTGGAAAACAGCAGCTTGAATTACACAATCGTTCGTCCAGGCGGCCTGACAAATGAAGAGGGAACCGGCAAAATCAAAGCAGCAGAAAATTTGGAGCGCGGCTTCATTCCCCGTGAGGATGTAGCTAAAACTCTTTATGCTGTCCTGGATAATGAGAACACCTATAAACGCGCATTTGATCTGGTTTCAGGTGAAGAAGATGCAGAAACAGCATTGAAAAATATATAA
- a CDS encoding protein kinase family protein — translation MKPYQQLAESVKFSRSLNWTRLLEKDDSLEFIGAGRSAFAFRIKETNLVLKVFFPEFKRTAREEAEIYRALPDHPYYPSLYGSGDNYIVIDYVQGLTLFECLAKGVPIEEEKIRQIDEALKLARERGLNPSDIHLRNIILTEDGHIKIIDVARFKQTKNCTQWDDLKHAFYKFYRKRYFPKKIPVLIMNTIAALYKKRIVRMGS, via the coding sequence ATGAAACCATATCAGCAGCTTGCAGAGAGTGTGAAATTTTCCAGAAGCCTTAATTGGACCAGACTTCTTGAGAAGGACGACAGTCTGGAATTTATAGGAGCAGGGAGAAGTGCATTTGCTTTTAGGATAAAAGAAACTAATCTTGTATTAAAAGTATTTTTTCCGGAGTTTAAAAGAACGGCCAGGGAAGAGGCGGAGATATACAGGGCGCTGCCTGACCATCCGTACTATCCCTCTTTATACGGCTCTGGAGATAACTATATTGTAATTGATTATGTACAGGGGCTGACTTTGTTTGAATGTCTTGCAAAAGGAGTCCCGATAGAAGAGGAGAAAATCAGGCAAATAGATGAGGCTTTAAAGCTGGCAAGGGAAAGAGGGCTTAACCCTTCGGATATCCACCTGCGCAACATTATTCTTACAGAGGATGGCCATATTAAAATCATTGATGTTGCCCGATTTAAACAAACGAAGAATTGTACACAGTGGGACGACTTGAAGCATGCATTTTATAAATTTTACAGAAAAAGATATTTTCCAAAGAAGATCCCTGTATTAATCATGAACACAATTGCGGCTCTTTATAAAAAGCGGATTGTCCGTATGGGGTCCTAA
- a CDS encoding M14 family zinc carboxypeptidase, with product MNKKKALSGILAAGILASVPLSAAHAISPKWINVNVSEEMDGSLFNSENYDFMKFSVIGTKLAEIEKQSNRVKVEVKGTSADGYPLYVVTIADPGAQGKFGKIQALRKQMFKNPEKAQNWIANNPDFKVPIMINGSIHGTEFVGSDAVMQLIERFATQNDKETKEILDNNILIFNVVQNPDGRVDATRFNGEGIDLNRDFVTQSQPETQETVSLIKEWNPMVFLDTHGYVKNYAPNKQGLIEPCTPPHNPNYEYDLYQKWANHQAEAMEAEIMEDKALYTGTLYKEMNGAYIPQRDDSAGWDDYPPIFTPMYAMYHGAYGHTLEAPTNDEDGVRWMYNAIMGALKYSTDNKEAMITDQIEMFKRGINFDHPFHEEGHFPKAYILPVNEEDPTAVNKAVNHLIKNDIEVVQASKAFAADGKSYPKGTYIVPMDQAKAGLANTMLWDGEDITDDTPAMYDISAWSLPELWGFEAIAVQNDVKAAVTKINNVKEQGSLSGNGPFIIPNSSVKAVQLVNELLEQGVMVKRDSEGNFYAEGSANVISSAVKDSGLNILSGKVPADAKAINKVSVAILKDGGMNKAQSHSGTKLALKRLGFSVTELSPSEVANNGLASHDVFVYSGTENLISLNLSNANKEFGLESQEELAAFKANVERFVSEGGKYIAVGAGASRATKTLGLTDDMINTGGSNSNGIIKVDYKGTGASAGYSGDDLGFVYRPVWYTGTENDEVLAAIADEEDFFVAGHWKNRSAAQGQAIMVKEQDKDVTLIGIEAGFRDHTDYLFRLLSNSIFEK from the coding sequence ATGAATAAAAAGAAAGCTTTATCTGGAATTTTGGCAGCGGGGATTTTGGCATCTGTTCCTTTAAGTGCTGCTCATGCGATCAGCCCCAAGTGGATCAATGTTAATGTGTCAGAGGAAATGGATGGAAGTTTATTCAATAGCGAAAACTATGATTTTATGAAATTCTCAGTAATAGGGACCAAACTTGCAGAAATTGAAAAACAGTCTAATAGAGTGAAGGTGGAGGTAAAAGGTACTTCCGCGGATGGATATCCTCTATATGTCGTGACTATTGCAGATCCGGGTGCACAGGGCAAGTTCGGTAAGATTCAGGCCTTAAGAAAACAAATGTTCAAAAACCCGGAGAAAGCCCAGAATTGGATTGCGAATAATCCGGATTTTAAAGTGCCAATCATGATCAATGGATCGATTCATGGAACGGAGTTTGTGGGAAGCGATGCAGTGATGCAGCTGATTGAACGTTTTGCTACACAGAATGACAAGGAAACAAAGGAGATTCTGGACAATAACATCCTTATTTTCAACGTGGTCCAAAACCCTGATGGCCGGGTGGATGCGACCCGTTTTAATGGGGAAGGAATTGATTTGAACCGTGATTTTGTCACGCAATCACAGCCTGAAACGCAAGAAACCGTCTCCCTTATTAAAGAGTGGAATCCGATGGTTTTCCTGGATACTCACGGATATGTGAAAAATTATGCACCAAACAAACAGGGTTTGATTGAACCTTGTACACCTCCGCATAATCCTAACTATGAATATGATTTATATCAAAAATGGGCTAATCATCAGGCAGAAGCGATGGAAGCTGAAATTATGGAGGACAAGGCTCTTTACACAGGCACCCTGTATAAAGAAATGAATGGCGCATATATTCCGCAGCGGGATGATTCCGCTGGATGGGATGATTATCCGCCAATTTTCACACCGATGTATGCCATGTACCATGGTGCTTATGGCCATACGCTTGAAGCTCCGACAAATGACGAGGACGGCGTGCGCTGGATGTACAATGCCATAATGGGAGCACTGAAATATTCAACCGATAACAAGGAAGCAATGATTACAGATCAAATTGAAATGTTCAAGCGCGGCATTAATTTTGATCATCCTTTTCATGAAGAAGGCCATTTCCCGAAGGCATATATTCTTCCAGTGAATGAGGAAGATCCAACCGCAGTAAATAAGGCAGTTAATCATTTAATTAAGAATGATATCGAGGTTGTTCAGGCATCAAAAGCATTTGCAGCAGATGGCAAGTCATATCCAAAGGGCACTTACATCGTTCCGATGGATCAGGCAAAAGCAGGTCTGGCAAACACGATGCTGTGGGATGGCGAGGATATAACAGATGATACACCGGCCATGTATGATATTTCCGCCTGGAGTCTTCCGGAGCTATGGGGCTTTGAAGCAATCGCTGTTCAAAATGATGTAAAGGCAGCAGTAACAAAGATAAATAATGTAAAAGAACAGGGTTCACTAAGCGGAAACGGGCCATTTATCATACCGAACAGCTCAGTGAAAGCTGTTCAGCTTGTGAACGAACTTCTTGAGCAGGGGGTTATGGTTAAACGCGACAGTGAAGGAAACTTCTATGCTGAAGGATCAGCCAATGTTATTTCCTCAGCCGTAAAGGATTCCGGCTTAAATATATTGTCAGGAAAAGTGCCTGCAGACGCAAAGGCAATTAACAAAGTGAGTGTAGCCATATTAAAGGATGGAGGGATGAACAAAGCGCAATCACACTCTGGCACCAAACTGGCTCTTAAGAGGCTAGGATTTAGTGTGACTGAATTGTCTCCATCAGAAGTCGCTAATAATGGCCTTGCTTCCCATGATGTCTTTGTTTACAGCGGAACGGAAAATTTAATTTCTCTGAATTTGAGTAATGCCAACAAAGAATTCGGCCTTGAAAGTCAGGAAGAACTGGCTGCATTTAAAGCAAATGTGGAAAGATTCGTTTCTGAAGGCGGAAAATATATAGCTGTTGGTGCCGGTGCTTCCCGTGCAACAAAGACTCTGGGCCTGACAGATGATATGATCAATACTGGCGGGTCCAACAGCAACGGAATCATTAAGGTAGATTATAAAGGCACCGGTGCATCAGCAGGATACAGTGGGGATGATCTTGGATTTGTCTACCGTCCAGTCTGGTATACAGGTACAGAGAATGATGAAGTGCTAGCAGCCATTGCTGATGAAGAAGACTTCTTCGTAGCAGGACACTGGAAAAACCGCAGTGCTGCACAGGGCCAGGCCATCATGGTGAAAGAGCAGGATAAGGATGTTACACTAATTGGCATTGAAGCCGGCTTCCGTGATCATACTGATTACCTTTTCCGATTGCTTTCAAATTCTATTTTTGAAAAGTAA